In the Salvia miltiorrhiza cultivar Shanhuang (shh) chromosome 8, IMPLAD_Smil_shh, whole genome shotgun sequence genome, gtaggaaattTTTTTGTAGACgtcaaaaaaaaagatagaaagttctttcgtagacggagggaatatatatagtatataaaaggagttcaaataaatattttatttcatactCATCTTTAGTGAATTCTTCCCTGACATAAAGGGAGGCCAAGAGTTTGTTTTGGGAAGAAGCCAAACCTCGAGTCTCCCCATGTTCGCTTCAGTAGAGGGCAGAAAATAAGACTATGCTCGGTGGGTTTCCATTTGTCGTGGCAGCGGGCGCGTATATGGTGAGTTGGGACATGATGTTCTTTGAGGTTTGCAGCAGTAAGAATAAGGTTGGATAGTGCACGCAATGAATTCATTATTTTgttgatgaattcatggtccatgattcattttttttttttaagaattacaaGATGTAtgcttaaaaaaaaatgggttaaTGGCCTGTAAAACCACGAACTTTGAACGAATTCTGGTTTTAACCTCTAACAAAAGATTCTGCTTGTAAAACCACAAACTTTGAAATCTTTCTGATTTTGACTACGGGATAAATTTTCGACCAAAAATAGGTTGAGTTGGCAGCTTGAAATCCAGCATGTCTTAATCGACGATGACACAAAAATGACGTCGTTCTTTTAAAAAagcaaaacgacgtcatttaacTAAAGAAAATAGATTAAAATGTCACATAAGCGGCTGGAAATTTATCCCGTAGTCAAAATCAGAAAGATTTCAAAGTTTGTGGTTTTACAGGCAGAATCTTTTGTTAGAGGTTAAAACCAGAATTCGCTCAAAGTTCGTGGTTTTACAGGccattaacccaaaaaaaattacaagatatatctgttatgtataattaaataagcaacACGCACATAGGCCAGAGCTCTCTACACCACATAAATGTGAGAAAATTATCCGTACGCATACGTGATTAAACCCAAGACCTTTCATAAAAGAAAGTCTTTGGATGCCTCAACTTTTTCACTTAAACTATGCCTCaacttctttcacttttatttatcttcatcttttgattttcactttgatttgtctaataaggaattgtttgagtgtggtggtactctagatggtgaacgagattatcatgacgcccgggatgtctcaagaattgcaaagccaccatatttttgggtcgcggtggatggagcatgcaaatttgatgagaaatggccaccgcctaagcctccacctcgtttgtgagtacgagacaagtaaccattttctccttcatccaaacttatttctcctttgtgtgaaataagtttggggggagggtgaagatgggttacttatctcgtttatccgttgtttatttatttagttagtttagttttcgaataatgagattttgtctctgtttttgagcttttccttgtcttttgtttttgagcttgattgttgaaaaacatgagttggatgaaatgtgtgttgggcttatgatatgaatgttgcttttgaaaagaaattgtgtgtatcacttgtggattatgcatgaaaagtttgaacttgtgacaagtgagttaaatgttttgcctccaagaacttgataatgagcttgtaagatttgagccattgattgtcatattatcacaatctcattttgttcttgagtgtaaatcgattgagcatgtatgttggtctctagaacttgccatgagtcctctcttgaaaataaaagtagatgtgttgttaatattgaagtgatttaaggccatctttgttagccacttgaccccaattgtgccaaattctcatatgatcctagtttaccccttttgtgccttgtagcctttctttgaatgaaccaatgataaaggggtagaacttagagtgttagtggttgctttgatgaagaaaaaaagtttgggaaatgattgaaattgcttatcaagctttgattgtgtgaaaatcactaatcccctatgagctcaaaaagaaaaagaaatgaaaatgaatgtgaataaaagagcataaaggggagtgatttgccttttgaatcatagccatgatagatatcactaaggatgaaaagatgaaatgtagggattttggtttttgattgataagagaaatggtgaagttgatttgttcattgtgattgatggattgtgggatgagtcactttgcctaaaaaaactactcaccttaccaaagagccctcattacaacccaatgaaagccctttttgatctctatttataacacattgaagcatagagagttaggacaaatggcaagcctatggtagattgcatgcattgtttcgaattgagtgtaaacacgtccattctaaacacttgagagtcgagtgcatcattgaaacattcaccttgtgaggattcaagcttggaggctataatgttgaacttactatcacttgtgacttcttgaaatgcatatctacttgtgatacactagtgaaatattttgaaaaaaattgaagcccttgaaatgacaccaattcattctcacatgtttgttatcttttatttctcttctctttgttgtttggggacaaacaacgctttaagtttgggggggttgacaaacatggttttcgtacctcaatatcgcatgaattgttgtcattttcccccatgaattgattgctaatatgtgtttgtatcccaattttgagttttgttgagttttaattccttggtgtagttttggagtgatttcagggaaaatcaagaattaattggaggattttgaagacatgagatcgaagtacgtctcgagaggaatccgtgagcgcaaacggcgaccaaatccgagtccggacgagggagaacggagcaaaacgagcggcctgcgcaatacgcccagtagcccgcggtcaccacccgcggccgcggggtgggaccgcgggtcagctgttcccgactcaggagacatccgcggtcaccacccgcggccgcggggcgggaccgcgggtcccctgagcatcccccacgtttgaaggccgcggacgcgggccgtgaccgcgggaaaagggcggggctcccccaaatggaccccaaacgcgtttttaacccctttctcccccttttcctcacattattcatcatccccaacatcaCACACCcactccatcttccccaattctctccaattccaaaccctagcctccattctctaccattttttctctcttccacacacaaaaacaacaccaaaatcaaataaagaaggggaagacttggaaaggagctcatcaagactacatgattgaagatcaagattataggatttgtctatgaatctctatctctctatatctttatttatgttttcttatgacttgagatttgcttttattatgaatatgcttggctaaaatctcttatcttagggattagattagatggatttgtaatggattgatttctttgttcaatatatatcttgattgtgcttattgttatcttttcaagtcctagatttatctcttgtatgattggttggccactttttgtgcatttctaatttgtgatttgaatcgggagaggataattacaatagattaggagtttgatacatatcatctcaataaaccgggaggttgagaggtgggtgagggcttgttgatcttttgtgctcttgggagttatatgttagaaattgaccggggacggcaattatgacccgtaatctactgttttagtcgtccgggagggggctaaaactagtggggagatcgccctagataagtaggccatatcaagattaatattgctttagattgaagttcattacgatccatcgaaatctagtccctaggataactttccttcgagtcattccccaatttattaactaagtttatcttgttgttattttatttacttgctttatttagctttgttttagttctcaacacctcttgaactttggttgtctaaatagattgaaaacaacttattaatagtatttagaagtttgaattcaccaatccttgtgggatacgaccttgcttccacttattgcaactacaccgtatacttgcggcgtggtgaaaataatagcgaacaatcGGCCATGAAAATGATTCAAATTTCTTAAGTAGcaaattctctatattttttaatatatcagTTTTCATAAATGATCATAATATTTCATAGCAAATTCAAGtgaacttattattttttttataataaatgtgATTTGTATAATAATCAATCTCATATTTGTGATATGTAATATATTAGTTGATAAGATATATTGAAATTGTATAcacttaattaatatttattgtaattatattttatattacatATACCACTTAAGATGTGCTATATGAAATCATACATATTtgtataatattttcaaatgttaaaTTCATAAAAGATTATGTGCtttatatcaaataaaatattaaaatattataagtaTATACTATCTAATCACTCCTAAGAAGGGAAGTTAagattaatactccctccgtccatgaaagaacttcctaggagggagtgccacgggttttaataaaatgttgtatagtgtattgagagtggagaaaaagatgtaaagtgtattgagaattatgaaaaagtattaataatttattgtgttgttttaattaatgttatttgagtggtgagaattgtcttaaaaggggagtattttttaagtggtggggtattgtcccaaaataggaaaaagtaggaagttctttcgtggacggagggagtattatttattccCATAAAATCAGTTTTAGAAATTTGTGAGAATCCAAGGTGCACAAATTATAATTACTATATAATTTACACCGCGTgttataattttcaatttttcattgTACAGTACGAAATATTCCCAAACTTGgagaatgaaaataaaaatccaATAATGGAAGAACAAAACAAATGCAAAaaaagtagtagtagtagtagggAGCGTATGGTACAAGCAAAGGTCCCACCACATAATATTCCAGAAAACGCGTAAACACTGGCACGTGCTGCTGACGAAATGAGACAGAGCTACCCACCGTCAGATTGGACACGTGTCAGCCGATGAGAAAGGCATTATTTAAATTGGTTATTTGGGCCACGTGTGGCGATAACAATGGCTGAGGCCCAATGGCCCTCATGGAACAACGGGCTGATGTCGACGTTCGGATTAGAGAGCAAACGTGGCCCAATTTTCTTCCTCTTAATCTATTACAGCTAATTATCTGCTAATTAAGAGCATAACTGTAATTAATTATCACAATAATCATGATGCCACTAATCATTCTCTTTTATTTTGCATTATTATTTGGCTAAATAATGTAGTACTATATCCCAAATTATGACTTTGTTTTCTATGCTATCATGAATTACTGACAAtaattgtatttcaatatacaaattTAATTCGAAGCCGAAAAGGATcacttataacttatattttttCGTGAAAACACTTGTGTAAaagtcaatttttatttttatttttttatgtcaaGCTAAGTTTAACTCCTTGAGAATCCTATTTAACTCTCGAGTAACTAACAAAGTTCATTTGATAATTTTGCTTATGTTTTCGTATATAATTGATCAAAATCgatatacataaaaaaattgttttaagAAGATATATAATGAAATTGTTTAAGTTATAAAAATTCCAACCCAAAACAACCAAATTACAATTTCTAGCAAATCCGAGATggtttagttaattaattagtattcTCCAAAAAGAAGTTAAATAGTGAAGATTGAATTCGAATATTGTCAATACTTCACAGATCTTATGCATATTCATACAGAATTGCACATCTTAATATTGCCACTAAAACTTTTTTATAGAAAAGAATTAATAGTGGTTCTTCTGTTGTGACAACCTCACactcatataatttatatttgcgAAAGTTAAATAAGTTACACGAGTCATGGTTCAAAAGCAAAGATTGTTTAACAACTTTTTACTTATATTATCATATTTGTCGTGTCTTATACTAGTGTACtcgtatttattattttgatatcaaataaaaatacaacgataaaataaaataggaaagGAAACTACTTAAAATTAAGTAtttcctccgtcccaaacgaaatgtcctgttttcatttttgggctgtcccaaacgaaatgtcttgtttccttttttggcaatacactttctctctatacttaatatttaaataatttccaccaacttactttatctactttatacatattttttaatctccgtaccgaaaagaaatgagacatttcgtTTGAAACGGAGGGATCAGTAATGAAGTAATGACGGTGAGAATGAGAGTGTACACAAGTACACGAGCGAGAAGTAGCAACCAAAATATGGTGGGAAAAGGGAGAGAGCCTTTTTTTGCCGTAATCAGCTCATGTGTCAGTGGATCGCGTTCACACCATAACCGGCTTACCGGTCAAAACTACCGTTTGAATGTCTCCATTTAATGCCGCTGCTGCTCTCCTCTGCAACCGGCTACTCCCGGTCAACCTTCCTCTCCAAGCCTCTCTCATTACATAAATCCCCCAATCCCTCCACTCTctatcctttctctctctctctacaaaaCCAGAAAATATCTTTTCAATCTCTCTCTGTCTCTGGACTAGAAGCGTGCAAGAGAAGAAGATAACGATAGCGAAAGAAATGGAAGATCCGTTCCCGTCGTCGCTGTCGTTCTTGGATCACTACACAGCGAGCGGTTGTACGTTGGCGGAGATGCTGGACTACTCCGACGAGAAGAGCAGCTCATTAGGGTTCATGGAGCTGCTGAATACGCAGGATCATTTCGCAGCTTTCGAGGAGGAGGTCGAGGATCCCTCGATCCATCCCAATCGGAATTCGTCGGAGGTGCTGAATGCGCCGCAAACGCCGAATTGCTCCTCCATTTCTTCGGAATCCAGCGACGGCGTTAAGGACGAACGCGTGAACGAGGAggaggatgaagaagatgaagaagaagacgacAATGACCAGAAAAAGAAGACTAGCAAACAGTCAGTCCCTCTCTCTTATCTCTCTGTGTAGAGAATTAATTAACTGTGTGTGTGCTTTTGTAATgactttttaaaattatttgtggTATTAGGTTGAAGGTGAAGAAGACGAaccagaagaagaagagagagcaGAGATTTGCTTTCATGACTAAAAGCGAGGTCGATCATTTGGAAGATGGATACAGATGGCGAAAATACGGCCAAAAAGCTGTCAAAAACAGCCCTTTTCCTAGGTTTGCTTTTGAAAAACCCTCAATTACTATACAGAAGCTTCTTATTGTGAATGAATTAATGAAACGATATATATGTAATGCTGTTGCAGGAGCTACTACAGATGCACGAACGCAACGTGCAATGTGAAGAAGAGGGTGGAGAGATCCTGCGCCGATCCCAGCATTGTGGTGACCACGTACGAGGGCCAGCACACGCATCCCAGCCCGCAGTCGCTGCGCCCTCACGCGCCGCCGCCCCCGTCGTATCCGGGCTTCTCGCTGAACAATCAACATCAGTTGATGAATTACTCGCTTCTCGTCAACGGCTACatgggcggcggcggaggaggaggaggaccTCAGCAGCTGAGCTTCTGCTCTCAGTCGTCGCCGGCTTTAATGGCGAACAATGGGCTTCTGCAAGACATTGTGCCATGGCCTGCGGCTAAGAGAGAAGAACACTGAACTTTTAAAAGGTTGTCTTTTTTGTAATAGTATGTATGTAGATGAAAGTGACATTTTGATGATGATCCATTGTTGCTAGTTTGTGATCATTTCCTGTTAGTTTAAGGTTGCCAGAAACCCTAATGGTGGAGTCCATTTTCTTATCATCATGATATAATTAATGTAGATTACATATATAGCCTATAGGGTATAAATATAGTAGTATTAtctttatttcctttttacaTTGGTATTACATAAGTTTTACTATAATATTAATTCCATTAGGTGTAATTAACATGTAACTACAAAATCGGAAGGGAAACTCATCGACAGAAATATGGTGAGAATTTGGTAGTACGATTTATCCTTCTTTTGTTTTTGTGGTAATGGGAATggcacaaaaaaaaagagaatttgACTTTAATTAGACGGCCGACGTAGCTTTGTCGATTATTGAGATTTGAGGTTGAATTCAATGAATCTAAGGAATGGTTGACGTGGTAACTTGTAGTGAAGAAACACGCCAACAAAAAACGGATTTTGGAACAAGACAGCAGTCGGTGCTCGATGCCTCCTTAAATCCCATGTGGCTGTGAGTGATAAAGGGGCATTCTTTCCCTACAAATAACAATAATGTCGATGCTAGGAGATGATGATTAGGGttcaaattattcaaataaGTATGGCGGGGGACAATTATTGGAAAAAGTGAAATTAGCCCATTAATCGCAAAAACGATCATTTTAGTACCTAGTTGTTAGTCAGCAGGATTCCTTTTGACTGCTCAAAGATACCTAAATATGGGAACATTAGGTAGGTCACTGCACCAACAACAGCCATAGATCATCCACTTCATTCAAGAATTTCAATAAACACTTACAAGATACAAAACCAGTTCTTGTGTTGTACCCTCAACTAATTCTACTTCGTCATCCACATAAGGCGCAGTTGTAGCATACTTTAATAACACTAAAATACACAATGCAGTCAGCTGAAACTAACCATAGTTCCAGCAGCTTCACATCCTTTTTGTGGGCTCACGTCAAAGCGGCTACCTTTTGGGCTTCAGATACCTCCAGGGATGAAAGTGGCTGAAAACTTGATTCGTGCAGGTGCTGTTGCTGTTGCTGTTCCTCTAGGTCATCAAGTTCTTCTTCATAAATTGCATACTCCTCAGGCTTCTCCCACTGTTATCATAAAATGGGATCCCATCACAATCCAAGGGTAAGTCGAGATCCAAGAGAGAAAAAAGCATGAATGGAAGAACTTCTTACCCTGCTTTCACATGTCACACagttataataatataaatctCCATCAGGAGAAACATGTTCGCTCCAGTCACATTCTGTAGAGTTCTCTATCTCTGCACTGGAATCGAATGCACTGGATGCGGGTGCAGTATCATTGCTTGCCATTGTTTCTATCTTGCATCCTGGATGTGAAGACTGCAGATTTGGATTTGGTATCATTTGCAGAAGTGAAAGAATATACACATTCTCTCAAAAAATTCATTTCCAAGTCACTTCCCTTTCTCGTGGCAAGACAAGATAGAAGCTGATATATCAAGCAAGCATCAAGAGGAGGGAAGAAGCAACGATGAAAATGGGATTCCGACTAATCAGGTGAAATTCAAGAACTCAGGATTAGAGAACTCAGACATCAGGAATGTATCACTGGCATGGCCAATACAGCTATGCTGCATCAATAGGAAGCTCCCATTGTTGTTGGAAGAAGAGGGGCTTTTCCAAAATCGAGCAAAAGTTGCAAGAAAAATTGTTCCCAACATTTTTATATCGGTGTAACAATTGAAACAAGTTTTGGCTTGTTGAAGCAAAACTCTAAACAAAAGAAGTTTAGAGTTTCAGTTTGATTTTGGCCACAAATCAAAATATCTTGGTTGAAGATATGATGTCACTTGAACTCCAAACACACACTCCAACAAGATATGGAAAGCTTAGAGTGAAATAGGAATTATATCACAACCAGTAGTTATGGATTACCAGAAAGAGTACGCTACCTTCATTTGTTGCATTTCAATAGGCGGCATAAGCGCACTAGCTGGATCGTTGGAATATGAAGCAGGCCTGGAGGAAACCAAAGCATTAAGTTAATAGTAACAAAgataaaaacaatattagtgcAGACAATAAACATATCCATGTATGTAcacaaaaatatgtatatacacGTAAGCATTCTCTTTTTGTGTGTGCACGTGGCAGACTTGACTAACAAGAGAGAGAGGCTTTGACCATTTCACAAAGCCTTCAGCATCACGAAGAACCCAAAAGACAAACCCAAGTAAAAACTTCCATTTCCTATAAGTAAAGTCTTTAAACTATCAGTAAAAGGTGACTTTGTGTGTGCATGCACAATGTATGTTTACATCTATACACGTAATGGGTGAATCTGGACCGATATACTCTAGAGAACAATAGTCGTCCAGCTATATCATATATCAGTGAAATGGAAGAGAAACAGGACATCTATCTGTCTATGAGATAGAGCACAAAGCTATTATCAGAAAACCATAAATAGAGAGGATTATTAGAATGTGTGATAACCTTGAATCCCCTATCCGTGGCTTCTTTGGATCTGCAAACCGCACTATCAATGGTTGATCACATCCCTAAGGAAAAGTATTTTAGGATTCACTTCTAAAATGGAACGAAATTTGAAACACTGGCAAGTAAGCATAAAGCCTTACTCTCATCACATATGTTCCATTTAATCCATGAATTGCAGCAAGTGCCATATCTCTAGTAATATATTGGACAAAGCCACATCCTTAAGAGCCAGAGAGAAATCATATGAGGAAAAAGAAGGTTGAATACAATATAATCAACAAACAAGGATTTGCTTAGTATTTAAGAGGTGTGAAGAAAAACAGATGGAGATGGCGGCATGAATGGAACCGAGAGAAGTTTGCAGAAAATTTCCTTAAATCACCAATTTAAGTTGTCGTTTTCAGGGTGCACAAACAAGACCAGAAAAGAAATTTCAAGAAGTTAGTTAGCAACTACTATTCACTAGCAATAGTTCCTCAGGCCTCATGCAATCCAAATGAACTTAGATGATGGAGCTCAAAGAGTCAGAAGATGCATACCACGATTTTGCCTGAATTCATccttaacaataaaaatatctTCAATGACACCATAGGGGGAAAATATCTGGAAATAGAAACATTTAGTTAGCGCTTGAAAAGCAACAATACCTCCCTCACCCAAACAAAAGGTAAAGAAATGGCCTGACATCAAGTAGGtcccttttattttttattaaaaacacacacagAGAGAAACTTTAGGTACTATCTTGTGTGATTATTATCAAGAATTTGGAGCTCAAAGCTACATATTCTCAAGGGCATGACACTAGCGAACTAATTGACGAGCCTACTCACAGTTTCTTTATGCACCTCTTACAGTTAATACAATTATTCAAAAGCAAAGATGCATACAATTCAAATCAAGCTTCAGTCGAAGAATATGAGTGACAAAACAAGGTCTAGAGCAAAGACATCAGAAAACTCAGGCATAGTTCATATGGAAATTCCTTCACAGTGGGACAAGGTAATAGGGCTTAAAGAGTAGAATGCAATTAAAAGGTACACACTTCTTCAATATCCCTTTTCAAAGCCTGTCTATTCAAGCAGCCAACATACAATTTGTGGAAATGTGCACCAAAGCTCCCTACAGAAAAAATAGGGACATTGGATCAGCAGAGAAGCAAAACCATCTATTTAAGTCTGAAAGCATGCAAACAGAAATATCAAAGCAGGCTTTAGCAAAAATAGTTCATTCCCATACATGAGTATCCTAAATAAAGTTGCATAGAGGGGTCATATAAACTATAATCGTAGTAGAAATATACCTTTTACAAAGTCCTGCAATTTCATCTCAGGCTTTCTTTATTTAACTTCAATGGGTAGCTGTATCGTTGCATAGAGGGGGGATATaaactactcccttcgtcccattacaaatgtcccactttccataatgggacgccccattacaaatgtctcattccttttttggcaatatattctctctctattcctaaagtaatgggacatttgtaatgggacagagggagtataatcaTAGTAAAAATATACCTTTTACAAAGTCCTACTATTAGGATACAGGCTTTCTTTATTTAACTTCAATGGGTAGCTGTATAGAGAATTTGATAGATATTGTACTATCATCAGATTTCAAACCAATATGACAAAAAGATTAACACCTATGAATGGCAAAGAGATATTTTTGCCTATGCCCGCTGTTAACAGAAAATAGCTAACTAAGGCCGATGAAACAGTACATCATGCAGTTATAAAGCATCAAAGATAACAATGAACAATTTCACCACAAATAGAAGTAGGGAGCTTATGAATCTGCAAAAATAAGATTTCCTTCACATGAGCATTCCCATTTGGAGAGTGAGAAGGGTATCGTGATAAATGAAATCTCTGACCATTCTATCAGGAAAACAATTTAGCAGACTGCATCATAAATgatgcatttatttatttggatATGAAacatataattttaattgacTAACTCACTACAATTTACAAACATAAAATACTATACAtgtgagtaaaataaataaaggttATGAAAGAGTGTACACTACCTAGGCGTTCGAGCTCCCTTTCTGCATATTTAACTTTCAGAGGAATAGCCGCCTGAACAAAAGTAGCATGTACAAGAATTATGCGTATTCAGAGAGTTAAACTTTGAAAAAGTTCAAATTGCCAGCGTAAGTGATAACTAACCCCAGGGATAGTATATTGAGTGTTGAATGCTCCAATTGCTTGCTGAGCTTGCTCAATTCTCGCATATTTCACAAAGCAACATTCTAGAAATAgatgaacaaaaaaaatcatgtaaataTATTCCTATGTTATAGGATAACTGCAAGTGATCATTTCAGGTTTGGCAAAGCATGTTAGGGAGTATCTGATAGATAGCAGCACAAGATAGCATCAGATGAGATTATTAAGCTGAGTAAAACACTGTCGTTTTGCAAGAACAGGCAGGAGCCCTTGAAGAATGACTTTTGGTAGAATTTGAAAAGTATTAATCCTTCCACAGAGAAGAGACCAACCATATTTTATAATGGTAACTATGAAACTGATGCCACATTATCGGTGAAAGACCCATTAAATTGTTCGTATGGACATAGAAGAAGGACAACGTACTTTATCAAATAGTGATTTCCAACTACATTTCAATTATACTGATCCCCTCAAGTTAATGAAACCAACCATACAATACCAACACAATACTAAATTTGAAGTGAAAGTTGAAACCATTGACACAATGATACTTACCCTGCTGCAAACCAGTCCGCTTATCCTTGAGAAGAACAACCTCAATAATGTCTCCGAATTCCCCAAAAACAGCGCTGACCTTAATATAGGACACAGACCACTATACTCAAAATCATAAACCTTAAGCAAGATTCCTTgacataaaatcaaaatatggaGGCAAAATGATGCTTCAAAATTTAAGTAGCACAGacgcagtggcggatccaggatttttaaattggggatgcaaaaaataatcttataaacaTTAGTGGAGCTAGGATTTTTTTGAGTGAGTTGAACTtctacgggggttcgggggcggtagcccccgagattttttttttgaggccttcgatacattttagacatttttttttactaaaatacaaatataatagtaataacttTGCATTTCAAATGCAAAATGTATACTTTcaacttttttgtttaattaagaattgaggtaattgattgattaaatgatgggcttgatcaaaagaatgaaaaagaaagagatggtgagCTCTCTTTTTAGTTGGGTAAAtggaatttaggattttaaaaactgaatttctcttttattttggattaaaacttttaattgggggtgcaaaaactaaatctaaaataatttatatatgaatattaatactagtaaaaaaaattttttttttttggggatgCAACTGCACCCCCATGTTCCATGGTGGATCCGCCCCTGCACAGACGTGATCATCAAAGTTATATACGTCGATATTGCTACTTACATCAAGTTC is a window encoding:
- the LOC131000389 gene encoding WRKY transcription factor 23, which translates into the protein MEDPFPSSLSFLDHYTASGCTLAEMLDYSDEKSSSLGFMELLNTQDHFAAFEEEVEDPSIHPNRNSSEVLNAPQTPNCSSISSESSDGVKDERVNEEEDEEDEEEDDNDQKKKTSKQLKVKKTNQKKKREQRFAFMTKSEVDHLEDGYRWRKYGQKAVKNSPFPRSYYRCTNATCNVKKRVERSCADPSIVVTTYEGQHTHPSPQSLRPHAPPPPSYPGFSLNNQHQLMNYSLLVNGYMGGGGGGGGPQQLSFCSQSSPALMANNGLLQDIVPWPAAKREEH
- the LOC131000388 gene encoding flowering time control protein FCA, whose amino-acid sequence is MERHGGERRADHCSPAIPFPADGVHYHYDDRQDHFHGGHHHQHQPDHRHHQNLNGQLNESTGFHLNGDSNHSLPLSGHKRPIPHSNNVDYGGFVKLYVVGIPRNATELDVSAVFGEFGDIIEVVLLKDKRTGLQQECCFVKYARIEQAQQAIGAFNTQYTIPGAAIPLKVKYAERELERLGSFGAHFHKLYVGCLNRQALKRDIEEIFSPYGVIEDIFIVKDEFRQNRGCGFVQYITRDMALAAIHGLNGTYVMRGCDQPLIVRFADPKKPRIGDSRPASYSNDPASALMPPIEMQQMKSSHPGCKIETMASNDTAPASSAFDSSAEIENSTECDWSEHVSPDGDLYYYNCVTCESRWEKPEEYAIYEEELDDLEEQQQQQHLHESSFQPLSSLEVSEAQKVAALT